The Brachyspira hyodysenteriae ATCC 27164 genome includes a window with the following:
- the clpP gene encoding ATP-dependent Clp endopeptidase proteolytic subunit ClpP: protein MTIPYVIEQTSRGERSYDIYSRLLKDRIIFLGGEINDDVANVVIAQLLFLESADPEKDISLYINSPGGVVTAALGMYDTMQYVKPDVATLCVGQAASAGALLLAGGAKGKRFATANSRIMIHQPSGGSRGMVTDMEIQLKETIRLKSILNNIMANHTGQDIKKLEADMDRDYFMSAEEAKDYGIIDKVFSSRE from the coding sequence ATGACTATACCTTATGTAATAGAACAAACAAGCAGAGGAGAACGTTCCTACGATATATATTCCAGACTTTTAAAAGATAGAATTATATTTTTGGGCGGTGAGATTAATGATGATGTTGCTAATGTAGTTATAGCACAGCTTTTATTTTTGGAATCAGCTGATCCTGAAAAAGATATATCTTTATACATAAATAGTCCTGGAGGAGTTGTTACAGCTGCTTTAGGTATGTATGATACTATGCAGTATGTTAAGCCTGATGTTGCTACTTTATGTGTTGGACAGGCTGCTTCAGCAGGCGCTTTACTTCTTGCAGGAGGAGCTAAAGGTAAAAGATTTGCAACTGCTAATTCAAGAATAATGATTCACCAACCTTCAGGCGGTTCTAGAGGTATGGTTACTGATATGGAAATACAATTAAAAGAAACTATTCGTTTGAAAAGCATACTTAATAACATTATGGCTAATCATACAGGTCAGGATATTAAAAAACTTGAAGCTGATATGGACAGAGATTATTTTATGAGTGCTGAAGAAGCTAAAGATTACGGCATCATAGATAAAGTTTTCTCAAGCAGAGAATAA
- a CDS encoding peptide ABC transporter substrate-binding protein — MNIKKILFIFTLLIIISCNKKSTVIDPKRDIIINMGSEPVTIDPTLNSIGVVGTYILHAFEGLTKIDKNNNIIPGMAERWDISEDGMTYIFYLRTNAKWSDGKPVTANDFEYSWKRALDKKLNSSYSYMLDIIKNAKNINLGIMDISDLGVETINDTTLKVVLETPSLYFLDFLASSGVFLPLRKDIIEKYGDKWTLKPKTYVCNGQYILKERIKDEKIVFEENPFYYDKNEIIAKRLTFIPSADVFDMVEKIRNNELHFSALEPSPGEIEYLIEQGYIRANDAIGTIYLELNITNNALNDKKVRQALSLAIDRKYLIEHVVKGAQTPAGAFVPPAVKGERFYFREESSNFINIDKHNENIIKAKELMAEAGFPNGDNYPILELKVSPGLFYEVGKAIQTMWKDNLNIDVELIEEEFPVTLLALTKKKYQIARMGWTGDYHDPMTMLDVMVSYGGVNHSGFSNAQYDNLITEAKTIYTNNGLRMENMKKAEAILLDEMPIIPLYYRSDSFIVSPNLKDLVLNPFGRHRFNYCYLE; from the coding sequence GTGAATATAAAAAAAATATTATTTATTTTTACATTGCTTATAATAATTTCCTGTAATAAAAAAAGTACTGTAATAGATCCGAAAAGAGATATAATAATTAATATGGGAAGCGAGCCTGTAACTATAGATCCTACACTAAACTCCATAGGGGTAGTAGGTACTTATATATTACATGCTTTTGAAGGCCTTACAAAAATAGACAAAAATAATAATATTATCCCTGGTATGGCTGAAAGATGGGATATTTCTGAAGATGGAATGACTTATATATTCTATTTAAGAACTAATGCAAAATGGTCTGATGGTAAGCCTGTAACAGCAAATGATTTCGAATATAGCTGGAAAAGGGCTTTAGATAAAAAACTTAACTCTTCATATTCATATATGCTTGATATAATAAAAAATGCCAAAAATATCAATCTTGGTATTATGGATATTAGTGATTTAGGTGTAGAAACTATCAATGATACTACATTAAAAGTGGTATTAGAGACACCTTCTTTGTATTTCTTAGATTTTCTGGCATCTTCTGGAGTATTCCTGCCTTTAAGAAAAGATATAATAGAAAAATATGGTGATAAATGGACATTAAAACCAAAGACTTATGTATGTAACGGACAATATATACTTAAAGAGAGAATAAAAGATGAAAAAATAGTATTTGAAGAAAACCCTTTCTATTATGATAAAAATGAAATAATAGCAAAAAGACTTACTTTTATACCAAGTGCAGATGTTTTTGATATGGTAGAAAAAATACGAAACAATGAATTGCATTTCTCGGCTTTAGAGCCTTCTCCTGGTGAAATAGAATATCTTATTGAACAAGGATATATCAGAGCAAATGACGCTATAGGAACAATTTATTTGGAATTGAATATAACTAATAATGCATTAAATGACAAAAAGGTAAGACAGGCTTTATCATTAGCTATAGACAGAAAATACTTAATAGAACATGTAGTTAAAGGAGCTCAAACACCGGCAGGAGCATTTGTACCGCCTGCCGTAAAAGGGGAAAGATTTTATTTTAGAGAAGAGTCATCAAATTTTATAAATATCGATAAACATAATGAAAATATAATAAAAGCCAAAGAATTAATGGCTGAAGCAGGATTCCCTAATGGGGATAATTATCCTATTTTAGAGCTTAAAGTATCTCCTGGTTTATTTTATGAAGTAGGAAAAGCCATACAAACAATGTGGAAAGATAATTTAAATATTGATGTTGAATTAATTGAAGAAGAATTTCCTGTTACATTACTTGCTCTTACAAAAAAGAAATATCAAATTGCAAGAATGGGTTGGACTGGAGATTATCATGATCCTATGACTATGCTTGATGTTATGGTTAGCTACGGAGGAGTCAATCATTCAGGATTTTCTAATGCTCAATATGATAATCTAATAACAGAAGCTAAAACAATATACACAAATAATGGATTAAGAATGGAAAATATGAAAAAGGCTGAAGCTATACTATTAGATGAAATGCCTATTATACCTTTATATTATAGATCTGATTCATTTATAGTGTCTCCTAATCTAAAAGATCTTGTTTTAAATCCATTTGGAAGACATAGATTTAATTATTGCTATTTAGAATAA
- a CDS encoding trigger factor has translation MDIKDLNFETSTDEKDLVTLKITISKDAYDKELEKQIEYYKPRVNVKGFRVGHAPNNIILSRYREALEGATNEVLIEDAWNTYHDEKNVKALGTPKLLNLDKKDDGLHLDYEYYPIPEFDLPDLASINVEKNKYIIDDNVVEEAYKLSLQRFSHFEESDLKSELGDRVFVKIEFDDDENKKYDKELTVVASDDENESIFAKNAVGVKKDDKKLLKTFVDGREATLIMNIVKVEKPDMKDDSKEEDRQKVKESLKEHLAKRAEDRANSELINDTLFNKLIELVNITLPKGYFEEQLEISLNEFDRSMSSRGMSKTDFLISVAKTDDDIKKEYEENVRKQITFDMIMAKLSETYKDSITVNEEKAKEYANRMYQYQSYMGLSKLPKEEQQNIVNYIMRDAHTRATSEAIMDYVKEHVNVSEKDAGEFKPEESDIWGGY, from the coding sequence ATGGATATTAAAGATTTAAATTTTGAAACTTCAACAGATGAAAAAGATTTAGTTACATTAAAAATCACTATTTCCAAAGATGCTTATGATAAAGAATTAGAAAAGCAAATAGAGTATTATAAGCCTAGAGTTAATGTTAAAGGTTTTAGAGTAGGTCATGCTCCTAATAATATTATACTTTCAAGATACAGAGAGGCTTTAGAGGGTGCTACTAATGAAGTTTTGATAGAAGATGCTTGGAATACTTATCATGATGAAAAAAATGTTAAGGCTTTAGGTACTCCTAAACTTCTTAATTTAGATAAGAAAGATGACGGACTTCATCTTGATTATGAATATTATCCTATACCTGAATTTGACTTGCCTGATTTGGCTTCTATAAATGTTGAAAAAAATAAATATATAATTGATGATAATGTTGTAGAGGAAGCTTATAAACTTTCTCTTCAAAGATTTTCTCATTTTGAAGAAAGCGATTTGAAATCTGAACTTGGAGACAGAGTTTTTGTTAAAATAGAATTCGATGATGATGAAAATAAAAAATATGATAAAGAACTTACAGTAGTTGCAAGCGATGATGAAAATGAAAGTATTTTTGCTAAAAATGCTGTAGGCGTAAAAAAAGATGATAAAAAACTTCTTAAAACTTTTGTTGATGGAAGAGAAGCTACTCTAATAATGAATATAGTAAAAGTAGAAAAACCAGATATGAAAGATGATTCTAAAGAAGAAGACAGACAAAAAGTAAAAGAATCATTAAAAGAACATTTAGCAAAAAGAGCAGAAGACAGAGCTAACAGCGAACTTATTAATGATACATTATTCAATAAATTAATAGAATTAGTTAATATTACTCTTCCTAAAGGTTATTTTGAAGAACAACTTGAAATATCTTTAAATGAATTTGACAGATCTATGTCCAGCAGAGGAATGAGTAAAACTGATTTCTTAATTTCTGTTGCTAAAACAGATGATGATATCAAAAAAGAATATGAAGAAAATGTAAGAAAACAAATAACTTTTGATATGATTATGGCTAAGCTTTCAGAAACTTATAAAGATTCTATAACAGTGAATGAGGAAAAAGCCAAAGAATATGCTAATAGAATGTATCAATATCAAAGCTATATGGGACTTTCTAAACTTCCAAAAGAAGAACAGCAGAATATAGTTAATTATATAATGCGTGATGCTCATACTAGAGCAACTTCTGAAGCTATAATGGATTATGTTAAAGAGCATGTAAATGTTTCAGAAAAAGATGCAGGTGAATTTAAACCTGAAGAAAGCGATATATGGGGCGGATATTAA
- the efp gene encoding elongation factor P, whose translation MLPVNDLRKGDAIILDGETYLVVDAHFHRAQQRKANVKTKLKNMLKGNMIEKTFSSTESVEEADLSYKKAQYLYEEGDSYVFMILDNYEQVHVSADILGDSKYYLLDSCEVDLQYINDEVTAVRFPIHVILEVTYTEPGFKGDTTGSTLKPAKLETGIEVNVPLFINIGDKIKVDTRDDSYVERVNK comes from the coding sequence ATGTTACCAGTAAATGATTTAAGAAAAGGCGATGCTATAATTTTAGACGGAGAAACTTATTTAGTAGTAGATGCACATTTTCACAGAGCACAGCAAAGAAAGGCAAATGTTAAGACAAAATTAAAAAATATGCTTAAAGGAAATATGATAGAAAAAACTTTTTCTTCTACTGAAAGCGTTGAAGAAGCAGATTTATCATATAAAAAAGCTCAGTACCTTTATGAAGAAGGCGACAGTTATGTATTTATGATATTAGATAACTATGAGCAGGTTCATGTAAGTGCTGATATTTTGGGTGATAGTAAATATTATTTATTAGATAGCTGTGAAGTTGATTTACAATATATCAATGATGAAGTTACAGCCGTTCGTTTCCCTATTCATGTAATATTAGAGGTTACTTATACAGAGCCAGGTTTTAAAGGCGATACTACAGGTTCTACATTAAAACCTGCAAAACTTGAAACAGGTATAGAAGTTAATGTACCTCTATTCATAAATATTGGTGATAAAATAAAAGTTGATACTAGAGATGACAGCTACGTTGAACGCGTAAATAAATAA
- the clpX gene encoding ATP-dependent Clp protease ATP-binding subunit ClpX — protein MSKKNNDKKEVCSLCGRELKELSRYIEGNEGYLCSDCSSIANDYFNMNMQKKKSKEKDYDIKILPPKQIKSLLDEYVVGQDYAKKVLSVSVYNHYKRITQNAEDKNDVEIEKSNVLLIGPTGSGKTLLARTLAKALNVPFAIADATTVTEAGYVGDDVENILLRLIQNADGDIKLAEKGIIYIDEIDKISRKSESRSITRDVSGEGVQQALLKIVEGTVATVPPHGGRKHPHQDNLHIDTSNILFICGGAFIDIEKSIAERTSKKGLGFAAEVNSMDNLNYDEIMKNIATEDLVKYGLIPELIGRLPVIATLEELKEEELLKILKEPKNALTKQYQKLFSYDNIELKIDDDALKSIVKKTMEEHTGARGLRALFERVMLDAMYDMPNESKEKQVFELDKKYVNEKLGIDD, from the coding sequence ATGTCTAAAAAGAATAATGATAAGAAAGAAGTTTGTTCTCTTTGCGGAAGAGAATTAAAAGAATTAAGCCGATATATTGAAGGCAATGAAGGATATTTGTGTTCGGATTGTTCTTCCATAGCAAATGACTATTTTAATATGAATATGCAGAAGAAAAAATCTAAAGAAAAAGATTATGATATAAAGATATTGCCTCCAAAACAAATAAAATCTTTACTTGATGAATATGTTGTAGGTCAGGATTATGCCAAAAAGGTATTATCTGTATCTGTTTATAATCATTATAAAAGAATCACTCAGAATGCTGAAGATAAAAATGATGTTGAAATAGAGAAGTCTAATGTACTTTTAATAGGACCTACAGGAAGCGGTAAAACATTATTGGCAAGAACTTTGGCTAAGGCTTTAAATGTACCTTTTGCTATTGCTGATGCTACTACTGTAACAGAGGCTGGTTATGTAGGCGATGATGTTGAGAATATACTTTTAAGACTTATACAGAATGCTGATGGAGATATAAAATTAGCTGAAAAAGGCATAATATATATTGATGAGATAGATAAAATTTCACGTAAAAGCGAATCTCGTTCTATAACAAGAGATGTATCAGGTGAAGGAGTTCAGCAGGCTTTATTAAAAATTGTTGAAGGTACTGTTGCTACTGTTCCTCCTCATGGCGGAAGAAAGCATCCTCATCAAGATAATCTTCATATAGACACTTCTAATATACTTTTTATATGCGGAGGTGCTTTCATTGATATAGAAAAATCTATTGCTGAAAGAACTTCTAAGAAAGGTTTAGGATTTGCTGCTGAAGTTAATTCTATGGATAATCTAAATTATGATGAGATAATGAAAAATATTGCTACTGAGGATTTAGTTAAATACGGGCTTATACCTGAACTTATAGGAAGGCTTCCTGTTATAGCTACTTTAGAAGAGCTTAAAGAAGAAGAGCTTTTGAAAATATTAAAAGAGCCTAAGAATGCTTTGACTAAGCAGTATCAGAAATTATTCTCTTATGATAATATAGAATTAAAAATAGATGATGATGCATTAAAATCAATAGTTAAAAAGACTATGGAAGAGCATACTGGAGCTAGAGGACTTAGAGCTTTATTTGAGAGAGTTATGCTTGATGCTATGTATGATATGCCTAATGAAAGTAAAGAAAAACAAGTGTTTGAGCTTGATAAAAAATATGTTAATGAAAAATTAGGTATTGATGATTAA
- a CDS encoding acyl-CoA dehydrogenase family protein yields MFKTTEKHEELRAKIRAWAEEVVTPIAHEHDQTGKFPTEAVKQLGKGGLDIMGLPFETKYGGAGFDNIAYAIAVEELSRVDGSMGVILSAHCSLGSYPIYAFGTEEQKKKYLVPLAEGKRLGAFGLTEPEAGSDAGGTETTAELKGDHYILNGEKIFITNSIEAESYVVFAVTTPGIGTKGISAFIVEKGWEGFEFGEKYDKLGIRASATAQLLFDNVKVPKENLLGKEGQGFKIAMQTLDGGRIGIAAQALGIAQGAYEAAVAYSKERIQFGRPIAQQQAIAFKLADMATKLRAARLLIYSAAAMKDRHEPYGTESAMAKLYASEIGLEVVNQALQIHGGNGYIKGAYIVERAYRDAKICTIYEGTSEIQKVVISAAILGKMPKSPVAAAGPMAKKGPITGERRNIIFKEGSAQDKVDALVAALKKDGIDFSVGIDINTPIVNAERVVSAGKGIGAKENMKLVEDLAKAAGAAIGCSRPVAEELKYLPIIRYVGMSGQKFNGNLYIACGISGANQHLKGIKNASIIVAINVKGSAKIFKNADYGIVGDVKEILPLLTKALDTGAKKPAEVPYKKMKKITPKKTIELPKIYVCSGCGYEYNPFIGDPESEIAPGTDFTALPEEWVCPECSEEKANFIKA; encoded by the coding sequence ATGTTTAAAACAACAGAAAAGCATGAAGAACTTCGTGCCAAAATTAGGGCATGGGCTGAAGAAGTTGTAACTCCAATAGCTCATGAGCACGATCAGACAGGTAAATTCCCAACAGAAGCTGTAAAACAATTAGGTAAAGGCGGATTAGATATAATGGGTTTGCCTTTTGAAACAAAATACGGCGGAGCAGGATTTGATAATATTGCTTATGCTATAGCTGTAGAAGAGCTTTCAAGAGTAGACGGAAGTATGGGTGTAATTTTATCAGCTCATTGTTCTTTAGGTAGTTATCCTATCTACGCTTTCGGTACTGAAGAACAAAAGAAAAAATATTTAGTTCCTCTTGCTGAAGGTAAAAGATTAGGTGCTTTCGGTTTAACAGAACCAGAAGCTGGATCTGATGCTGGCGGTACAGAAACTACTGCTGAATTAAAAGGTGATCACTATATATTGAATGGTGAGAAAATATTCATAACTAACTCTATAGAAGCTGAAAGTTATGTAGTATTCGCTGTTACTACTCCTGGTATCGGAACTAAAGGTATCAGTGCTTTCATAGTTGAAAAAGGTTGGGAAGGTTTTGAATTTGGTGAAAAATACGACAAATTAGGAATTCGTGCTTCTGCTACAGCTCAGTTACTTTTCGATAACGTTAAAGTTCCTAAAGAAAACTTGCTTGGTAAAGAAGGACAAGGATTTAAAATTGCTATGCAGACTCTTGACGGCGGTCGTATTGGTATTGCTGCTCAAGCATTAGGTATCGCTCAAGGTGCTTATGAAGCTGCTGTAGCTTATTCTAAAGAAAGAATACAGTTCGGACGTCCTATCGCTCAGCAACAAGCTATCGCTTTCAAACTTGCTGATATGGCTACTAAATTACGTGCTGCTAGACTTCTTATCTACAGTGCTGCTGCTATGAAAGACAGACATGAACCTTATGGTACTGAATCTGCTATGGCTAAATTATACGCTTCTGAAATAGGTTTGGAAGTTGTAAACCAAGCTCTTCAAATCCATGGCGGTAACGGATATATTAAAGGTGCTTATATAGTAGAAAGAGCTTATCGTGATGCTAAAATTTGTACTATTTATGAAGGTACAAGTGAAATACAAAAAGTTGTTATTTCTGCTGCTATACTTGGTAAAATGCCTAAATCTCCTGTTGCTGCTGCTGGTCCTATGGCTAAAAAAGGTCCTATCACTGGTGAAAGAAGAAATATCATCTTCAAAGAAGGTTCAGCTCAAGATAAAGTTGACGCTTTAGTAGCTGCTCTTAAGAAAGATGGAATTGACTTCTCTGTAGGTATTGACATTAATACACCTATCGTTAATGCTGAAAGAGTTGTTTCTGCTGGTAAAGGTATCGGTGCTAAAGAAAACATGAAACTTGTTGAGGACTTAGCTAAAGCTGCTGGTGCTGCTATAGGTTGTTCTCGCCCTGTTGCTGAAGAATTGAAATACTTACCTATCATCAGATATGTTGGTATGTCAGGTCAGAAATTCAATGGTAACTTATATATAGCTTGCGGTATTTCAGGTGCTAACCAACACTTGAAAGGTATCAAAAACGCTTCTATCATTGTAGCTATCAACGTTAAAGGTTCTGCTAAAATCTTCAAAAATGCTGACTATGGTATAGTTGGAGATGTTAAAGAAATCCTTCCATTACTTACTAAAGCTCTTGATACTGGTGCTAAGAAACCTGCAGAAGTACCATATAAGAAAATGAAAAAGATTACTCCTAAGAAAACAATCGAATTACCTAAAATCTATGTATGTAGCGGTTGTGGTTATGAGTATAATCCATTCATTGGTGATCCAGAATCTGAAATAGCTCCAGGTACAGACTTTACAGCTCTTCCAGAGGAATGGGTATGTCCTGAATGTAGTGAAGAAAAAGCTAACTTCATTAAGGCTTAA
- a CDS encoding peptide ABC transporter substrate-binding protein codes for MKKIILSITLLLFFIFSCSSSEKTTDDSIVVSLGGEVATIDPHLNTASAGTVYIRHFFEGLMKKDKDGKIVGGMAENYKMSEDGITYTFYLRTNAKWSDGMPVTADDFVYSYRRFVDPKTAAPYASLMAPVKNALKISKGEVNVEELGIKKIDDYTIEITLENPTAYFLELSDMFVPVRKDIIEKYGDTWVSSPESYIGNGAYRMTERVRDDRIVMEINTNYYDKDKIVAKKITVSMIADKNTALAALRNGQIHFSNLVPAQEVDNLQKEGLIVMNQAYGTVFFEMNLTNEALKDSRVRRALALAIDRNYIVDSINKSGQKPAGAFVPPLISDYEGEFRAKGGNYISVQSNDYQKNIEEAKKLMAEAGYPNGENYPVLEVLVANDGNVVMVEAIQQMWKNIGVDAVIVPREWAVILQSFRDLSYQMVLSGWTGDYNDPMTMLELYLSYAPSNPGYNNPEYDKLVEGSKQIVNPQERMKVLHDAEKILMYDMPIIPIHYRANALMISKQLKDYKLDPLAKYRFDYAYLEK; via the coding sequence ATGAAAAAAATTATACTTTCAATAACTCTATTATTATTTTTTATATTTTCATGTTCAAGTAGTGAAAAAACTACAGATGATTCTATAGTTGTATCTTTAGGAGGAGAAGTTGCTACTATAGATCCTCACCTCAATACTGCAAGTGCCGGTACAGTTTATATTAGACATTTCTTTGAAGGTCTTATGAAAAAAGATAAGGATGGAAAAATAGTAGGAGGTATGGCCGAAAACTACAAAATGAGCGAAGATGGAATTACTTATACATTCTATCTAAGAACTAATGCAAAATGGTCTGATGGTATGCCTGTTACTGCTGATGATTTTGTATATAGCTATAGAAGATTTGTAGACCCTAAAACAGCTGCTCCTTACGCTTCACTTATGGCCCCTGTGAAAAATGCATTAAAGATATCAAAAGGCGAAGTTAATGTTGAAGAATTAGGAATAAAAAAGATAGATGATTACACCATAGAAATAACATTAGAAAATCCTACTGCATATTTCCTAGAACTTTCTGATATGTTTGTACCTGTTAGAAAAGATATCATAGAAAAATATGGAGATACTTGGGTTTCTAGTCCTGAAAGTTATATAGGTAATGGTGCTTATAGAATGACTGAAAGGGTAAGAGATGACAGAATAGTTATGGAAATTAACACAAACTATTATGATAAAGATAAAATAGTTGCTAAAAAAATTACTGTTTCAATGATAGCCGATAAAAATACTGCATTAGCTGCTTTGAGAAACGGACAAATACATTTCTCTAATTTAGTACCTGCTCAGGAAGTTGATAATCTTCAAAAAGAAGGTTTAATAGTTATGAATCAGGCTTATGGTACTGTATTCTTTGAAATGAATTTAACAAATGAAGCATTAAAAGATTCTAGAGTTAGAAGGGCATTAGCTCTTGCTATTGACAGAAACTATATAGTAGACTCAATAAATAAATCAGGTCAAAAACCTGCTGGTGCTTTTGTTCCGCCTTTAATCAGCGATTATGAAGGTGAGTTCAGAGCTAAAGGAGGAAACTATATAAGCGTACAAAGCAATGATTATCAAAAAAATATAGAGGAAGCTAAAAAATTGATGGCTGAAGCAGGATATCCTAACGGTGAAAATTATCCTGTTTTAGAAGTTTTAGTAGCAAATGACGGAAATGTTGTTATGGTTGAAGCTATACAGCAAATGTGGAAGAACATCGGTGTTGATGCTGTTATAGTACCAAGAGAATGGGCTGTTATACTTCAGAGCTTCAGAGATTTAAGCTATCAAATGGTGCTTAGCGGTTGGACAGGTGATTATAATGACCCTATGACTATGCTTGAATTATATTTAAGTTATGCTCCTAGTAATCCTGGATACAATAATCCTGAATATGATAAACTTGTAGAAGGCTCAAAGCAGATAGTTAATCCTCAAGAAAGAATGAAAGTTCTTCATGATGCTGAAAAAATACTTATGTATGATATGCCTATAATACCTATACATTACAGAGCAAATGCTTTAATGATTTCAAAACAGCTTAAAGATTATAAACTTGATCCTTTAGCTAAATATAGATTCGATTATGCATATCTGGAAAAATAA
- a CDS encoding butyryl-CoA:acetate CoA-transferase, protein MDFKALYKQKLTTADEAVKVIKSGDWIDYGWVTATVIDLDKALAKRLPELTDLNFRGGILMWEPEIFKIENPEKHITWNSWHMSGLERKAVDKGFCFYDPIRYSEMPRYYRELPRGIDVAMFQVSEMDENGYFNFGPNASHMQALIERSKCVIVEVNKNMPRCLGAANIGGEAVHINQVDMIVEGSNTPIKEMPAGGATEVDKTVARLIVEEIPNGACLQLGIGGMPNAVGSLIAESDLKDLGVHTEMYVDAFVDISLAGKITGSKKNIDKGRQTYAFGAGTKKLYDYIHNNPECLSAPVDYTNDVRVISSIDNFMSINNAVEIDLFGQVSAESTGFKHISGAGGQLDFVLGAYLSKGGKSFICLSSTVTGKDGQLKSRIVPSFANGTVITDTRANTHYVVTEYGKVNLKGLTTWQRAEALISIAHPDLRDGLIKEAEKAKIWRKSNK, encoded by the coding sequence ATGGATTTCAAAGCCTTATATAAACAAAAATTAACAACTGCAGATGAAGCAGTCAAAGTTATAAAATCTGGTGATTGGATTGACTATGGTTGGGTTACTGCTACAGTAATAGATTTGGATAAAGCTTTAGCAAAAAGATTGCCTGAATTAACAGATCTTAATTTCAGAGGCGGTATATTAATGTGGGAGCCTGAAATTTTTAAGATAGAGAATCCTGAAAAACATATAACTTGGAATTCATGGCATATGTCAGGATTAGAAAGAAAAGCAGTTGATAAAGGTTTTTGTTTCTATGATCCTATTCGTTATTCAGAAATGCCTAGATATTATAGAGAGTTGCCAAGAGGAATAGATGTAGCTATGTTCCAAGTATCAGAAATGGACGAAAACGGCTATTTCAACTTTGGTCCTAATGCTTCACATATGCAGGCTTTAATAGAAAGATCAAAATGCGTAATAGTAGAAGTAAATAAAAATATGCCAAGATGTTTAGGTGCTGCTAATATAGGCGGAGAAGCTGTACATATCAATCAAGTAGATATGATAGTAGAAGGAAGCAACACTCCTATAAAAGAAATGCCAGCAGGCGGTGCTACAGAAGTAGATAAAACAGTAGCTAGACTTATAGTGGAAGAAATACCTAACGGTGCTTGTTTACAATTAGGTATAGGCGGTATGCCTAATGCTGTTGGTTCATTAATAGCAGAATCAGACTTGAAAGATTTAGGTGTTCATACAGAAATGTATGTTGATGCTTTTGTTGATATATCTTTAGCAGGCAAAATTACAGGTTCTAAAAAGAATATAGATAAAGGCAGACAAACTTATGCATTCGGTGCTGGTACTAAGAAATTGTATGATTATATACATAATAACCCTGAATGTTTATCAGCTCCTGTAGATTATACTAATGATGTAAGAGTAATTTCTTCTATAGACAATTTTATGTCAATAAATAATGCTGTAGAAATAGATTTATTCGGACAAGTAAGTGCTGAATCAACAGGATTCAAACATATAAGCGGAGCAGGCGGACAATTAGACTTCGTATTAGGAGCTTATTTATCTAAAGGCGGAAAAAGCTTTATCTGCTTATCTTCAACAGTAACAGGAAAAGACGGACAATTAAAATCAAGAATAGTTCCAAGTTTTGCTAATGGTACTGTAATTACAGATACTAGAGCTAATACTCATTATGTAGTAACAGAATATGGTAAAGTTAACTTAAAAGGTTTAACTACTTGGCAAAGAGCTGAGGCTTTAATCTCTATAGCACACCCTGATTTGAGAGATGGCTTAATAAAAGAGGCAGAAAAAGCAAAAATTTGGAGAAAGAGTAACAAATAA